CGAACATGATCAGAGCAGAAGCGGACAAGACAGTGACAATAACGCTCGCAGAAGCTGAGAAACAAGCGGAAATACTCAAAGGGACCGGAGATGCTTCGGCTCTTTCGATCTACGCAGAAGCCTTCTCCCTCGATCCAGAGTTCTACGATTTCTGGAAGAGAATGGAAGTTTATGAAAAAACCCTGGGAGGATCTAAGTTCATACTTGGCTCTGAAATGGACTTCATTAACGATTTGATGAAAGGTGAGTGAATGTGGACTGTTACCTTTCATTGATATCCGACACACAGTTCAAAATGAACATAAAACGTTCGGTCTTTATCGGACATGCTGCTCACTGCGAGAGTGAAGAAAAGGCGAAGGAATTTATCAGAGAAATCTCCCGCCGTTTCAAGGATGCCACTCATAACTGCTGGGCATACAAAGTAAACATGAATGGTGTGGAAAAATTTAATTTTTCGGATGCCGGCGAGCCTCATGGCTCTGCCGGCAGGCCGATTTTTTCCGCAATAGAGTCACTCAATATGACCAACATAGTGGTGGTGGTAACTAGATATTTTGGTGGAATAAAACTCGGTGTCAGGGGACTTATTGATGCCTACAATTCCACCGCCAGAAAAACACTGGAAATGGGTCAAAAAGGTAAATATTGTCCCGGAAAAAGGTTCAGTATAGAAATTGATTACAGTATGTGGAATACTTTCATAGGAAAATTTGCTCAAGGAAAGGACTTCAATATTGTTGATGTAGAATATGGAACTTCTGTAAGAGCTACGCTTACATGCAAAAGTGAAAATTTCAAAGCTCTTGCCGATTTCTTCGTTGAAAGGCGTATTCCCATAGAAGAACTCGGTAGAGTTGTCTTCGTGGAAAGGCTTTAGTCTGATACCAAAGCAACTCAAAATATTTTATCTCACTGCTT
This genomic interval from Kosmotoga pacifica contains the following:
- a CDS encoding IMPACT family protein yields the protein MDCYLSLISDTQFKMNIKRSVFIGHAAHCESEEKAKEFIREISRRFKDATHNCWAYKVNMNGVEKFNFSDAGEPHGSAGRPIFSAIESLNMTNIVVVVTRYFGGIKLGVRGLIDAYNSTARKTLEMGQKGKYCPGKRFSIEIDYSMWNTFIGKFAQGKDFNIVDVEYGTSVRATLTCKSENFKALADFFVERRIPIEELGRVVFVERL